Proteins encoded by one window of Emticicia oligotrophica DSM 17448:
- a CDS encoding OmpA family protein, with amino-acid sequence MPKRIIISLIYLITFTFASVAQSSSKVFQKANTQFETLGYAKAIELYEIALRKPKGATDEEILKAKLNLALSYKLVKDYQNAERVYRETLSANPVLKGEDIKAYRHFAQVLTSNSKFLEANQNWQKFNELQEQDKRGIEFIKLNSNREALERNVGSYKIEYVGINSSSADFSPVYYKKGLVFVSGRTENSQIRRVFNWDASSFLDLFYLEDLKALGTESGASAIGSSSQMVTQKNAQPSKKLGTDYYTPPTANDAKTVGRKGTEYITGSKYLDYEEEPSIQTEKFSKNLNSKYHEGPCAFFHDGMKIVFTRNTLIGSGGVLGPKKNGAISRLKLYTADYENNDWRKIKEIPFNSNDYSCAHPTLTIDDKTMYFVSDMPGGYGGTDIWMTRYENDEWSKPQNLGGSINTRGNEMFPFVDERGNLYFSSDGHPGLGDLDIFFVPMSTAAGMPSGKVRNLGAPLNSSRDDFGIITDSERRTGFISSNRKRGGIDDDIYKFTRLGTLYGCREVVVNIFDNDTKKPFDKIRFEYEIKDNVTTRESAITNDIGTIKLCLEADNDFIFLIKQNGYQAESISFSNKDASDYEVSKLDIYLKKEIIIERSKLDKKVEKVDSVSETLVSRRNDNISSSIFRGVVTAGKDSTPIAGVRVRFINQCTGIAQEMTTGADGSYEFKRELNCDYVLESFKENFGKSSETIPKIEEKRSIITSIFKKKKPVVPATGSFFDTKLYKVGDIVKLDNIYYDSDSYKIRSDAARELEKLVRTMQRNPNMIIEIRSHTDTRGNALDNLMLSQRRVNEVVDYLADKGIARARMRGVGKGESEPVNSCGDGVQCTEAEHQRNRRTEFKIISIERK; translated from the coding sequence ATGCCAAAAAGGATAATCATAAGTTTGATATATCTCATAACATTTACTTTTGCTTCTGTGGCCCAAAGTTCTTCAAAGGTTTTTCAAAAAGCGAATACCCAATTCGAAACTTTAGGCTATGCGAAAGCAATTGAATTGTATGAAATAGCATTGAGAAAGCCAAAGGGTGCTACTGATGAGGAAATTCTAAAGGCAAAATTAAATTTAGCATTAAGTTATAAGTTAGTAAAGGATTATCAAAATGCCGAACGGGTATATCGAGAAACTTTAAGTGCAAATCCAGTACTCAAGGGGGAAGATATTAAAGCCTACCGACATTTTGCTCAAGTACTTACCAGTAATAGTAAGTTTTTGGAGGCAAATCAAAACTGGCAAAAGTTTAATGAATTGCAGGAACAAGATAAAAGAGGAATCGAATTTATCAAACTCAACAGCAACCGCGAAGCATTAGAACGTAATGTTGGTAGTTATAAAATCGAATACGTAGGTATCAATTCAAGTAGTGCTGATTTTAGCCCTGTTTATTATAAAAAAGGCTTAGTATTTGTTTCAGGTCGAACCGAAAACTCACAAATACGACGTGTTTTTAATTGGGATGCTTCTTCTTTCCTTGATTTATTTTATCTCGAAGACCTTAAAGCACTTGGAACAGAATCGGGGGCTTCTGCTATTGGTTCAAGTAGCCAAATGGTTACTCAAAAAAATGCCCAGCCTTCAAAAAAACTTGGAACCGACTATTACACGCCACCTACAGCCAACGATGCTAAAACTGTGGGTCGTAAGGGAACCGAATATATTACAGGAAGTAAGTACCTAGATTACGAAGAAGAGCCTTCAATTCAAACCGAAAAATTTAGCAAGAATCTCAATTCGAAATATCATGAAGGTCCGTGTGCTTTTTTCCATGATGGAATGAAAATTGTTTTTACCAGAAATACACTAATTGGGAGTGGAGGCGTTTTGGGTCCGAAGAAGAACGGAGCAATCAGTCGGTTGAAGCTTTATACAGCTGACTATGAAAATAATGATTGGCGTAAGATAAAAGAAATTCCATTCAATAGTAATGATTATTCTTGTGCCCACCCAACCCTCACTATCGATGATAAAACCATGTATTTTGTTTCGGATATGCCGGGGGGATATGGTGGTACTGATATTTGGATGACTCGATATGAGAACGACGAATGGTCAAAGCCACAGAATTTAGGGGGTAGTATCAACACACGAGGAAATGAAATGTTTCCATTTGTTGATGAAAGAGGAAATCTCTATTTTTCATCTGATGGCCACCCAGGTTTGGGCGATTTAGATATTTTCTTTGTTCCGATGAGTACGGCGGCTGGTATGCCAAGTGGAAAGGTTAGAAATTTAGGAGCTCCACTCAATTCGAGTAGAGATGATTTTGGAATTATTACTGATAGTGAACGCCGAACAGGATTTATTAGTAGTAATCGAAAACGTGGCGGAATAGATGATGATATCTATAAATTTACCCGCCTTGGCACCCTCTATGGTTGTAGGGAAGTGGTTGTAAATATTTTCGATAATGATACCAAAAAGCCATTTGATAAAATAAGGTTTGAATATGAAATTAAAGACAATGTAACTACCAGAGAAAGTGCTATAACAAATGATATTGGTACGATAAAACTTTGCTTAGAAGCTGATAACGACTTTATTTTTTTAATAAAACAAAATGGTTATCAAGCGGAAAGTATTAGTTTCTCTAACAAAGATGCCTCAGATTATGAGGTTTCAAAGTTGGATATTTATTTGAAAAAAGAAATAATTATAGAGAGAAGTAAACTAGATAAGAAAGTAGAAAAAGTTGATTCTGTGAGTGAAACCTTGGTTTCTCGCAGAAACGATAATATAAGTTCAAGCATTTTTAGAGGTGTCGTTACCGCAGGGAAAGATAGTACGCCAATTGCTGGTGTTCGTGTAAGATTTATCAATCAATGCACTGGTATTGCTCAAGAAATGACTACAGGTGCCGATGGTTCCTATGAGTTCAAACGTGAACTTAATTGTGATTATGTTTTAGAGTCTTTCAAAGAAAACTTCGGAAAATCTTCAGAAACGATTCCCAAAATTGAAGAAAAACGTAGTATCATAACAAGTATTTTCAAGAAAAAGAAACCAGTAGTACCTGCCACGGGTTCGTTTTTTGATACGAAACTGTATAAAGTTGGCGATATAGTAAAACTGGATAATATCTATTATGATTCTGATAGTTATAAGATTCGAAGTGATGCTGCACGTGAATTAGAGAAATTAGTACGAACTATGCAGAGAAATCCGAATATGATTATTGAAATTCGTTCACATACCGATACCCGCGGGAATGCTCTTGATAATCTCATGCTTTCACAACGAAGAGTCAATGAGGTAGTCGATTATTTAGCAGATAAAGGTATTGCTCGTGCACGCATGCGTGGGGTAGGAAAAGGAGAATCCGAACCCGTAAATTCATGTGGTGATGGTGTACAATGTACAGAAGCAGAGCATCAAAGAAACCGCCGAACTGAGTTTAAAATTATTTCGATTGAAAGAAAGTAG
- a CDS encoding RluA family pseudouridine synthase, whose translation MLKQDKRQNNKPSKSDSTQFKVEVESELLVFLLEKIKNRSRNDIKVLLREKQIFVDGQAISQFNHPLKPQQKVEVKWRKMPEEQRYRALNIVFEDEYLIVIEKQAGILSIATEKQKDNTAYSILSSHVKKQDPRNRIFVVHRLDRETSGLMMFAKSEKIQKLLQESWNDSIEERTYLAVVEGKVEKQEDTIVSYLVESKALIMYSTKNTEVGQKAITHYEVLKSNKNYSLLKVNLETGRKNQIRVHAKDIGHPVVGDEKYGAKSNPLRRLGLHAWVLAFKHPITKKDVRFETEMPTKFTGLFN comes from the coding sequence ATGCTCAAACAAGATAAAAGACAAAATAATAAACCTAGCAAGTCTGATTCTACTCAATTTAAAGTTGAGGTTGAAAGTGAATTGTTGGTGTTTTTACTCGAAAAGATAAAAAATCGTAGTAGAAATGATATAAAAGTTTTATTGAGAGAAAAACAGATTTTTGTAGATGGTCAGGCGATTTCTCAATTCAATCATCCGCTTAAACCACAACAAAAGGTAGAAGTAAAGTGGAGAAAAATGCCTGAAGAACAGCGTTATAGAGCTTTGAATATTGTTTTTGAAGATGAGTACCTAATTGTTATTGAAAAGCAGGCTGGCATTTTATCGATTGCTACCGAAAAACAAAAAGATAATACGGCATATAGTATTTTGAGTAGCCATGTAAAAAAACAAGACCCCCGAAATCGAATTTTTGTGGTGCATCGCCTCGACCGCGAGACTTCGGGTTTGATGATGTTTGCTAAGAGCGAAAAAATTCAGAAACTTTTACAGGAATCTTGGAATGATTCCATAGAAGAACGCACTTACTTAGCTGTAGTTGAGGGAAAAGTTGAAAAACAAGAAGATACCATCGTATCATATTTAGTTGAAAGCAAAGCTTTGATTATGTATTCAACCAAAAACACGGAGGTAGGGCAGAAAGCAATTACGCACTACGAAGTATTAAAAAGCAATAAAAACTACTCGCTTTTGAAGGTAAATCTTGAAACTGGTCGAAAAAATCAGATTCGTGTGCATGCCAAAGATATTGGGCACCCAGTGGTTGGTGATGAAAAATATGGGGCAAAATCAAACCCTCTCAGACGTTTGGGTTTGCATGCTTGGGTATTGGCATTTAAGCATCCCATTACAAAAAAAGATGTAAGATTTGAAACTGAAATGCCAACAAAATTCACAGGTTTATTCAATTAA
- a CDS encoding AAA family ATPase has translation MKINKIYLRNINSFKGEHSIDFTANPLGSAGLFAIVGPTGAGKSTLLDAITLALFNRIPRFDKKISKDFIASAGSILTKGERECAVEVEFSCKSGVFTSKWWIELNKNNNFNDYGMEIIDLRTQAILPLKKSEVPDKNQELIGLSYDQFIKSILLSQGEFARFLKSGRDERGKLLEDITGTQIYRKLGKKAFEVAKEKGLELRDVRALIDAEKRKLASPEQEQDWLNKKIEIAQELEKIASEITLLEQKIAQKNKIFELEKLIKEKQQRLEQAQVALLEFEKNEAVQLQNHEKAEPFQALILGLQNQENELKNLNQRLQEEEKRFADNSKVLNQIQLRIAGLTKEPNLTLENALISLQQLRENLSQLYNKKAAQEAEKKAFEAQITELLTKIADRNLQFSVSQISDENIQQIKNVGISHKNILDETLKQANITDASEAAVKREVLAFEFRNYAQLKNCVVQFVNVNRAIEKERTQEKTQTELIVQQRPILEKTQKRLVELEQIIKQFETEKERLGKSYNFERDRQNLLKKDEPCPLCGSLEHPFLSHYANNYVEVDQKLTEAKKEEKELNEQFKLLNGQIVSAEALSKSAVQNLKEFEVQKKAVLTEIDSIKTALKIDKVGNSDSIDGQLKNIESQQSALQSVESKVEKYKDLQLLYKRCSEAKGLQLAYNQLIGQIKELYAGQDFEKEFNDIQTNYLQTQTAIQTSVKVINDLKNEIAPKNKAYENEFSSLESKIKLAGFENTLACQAAILSAEMQRVLREKKQNLLVASQTLMGQLKEHELEIENLRKSDDATTSLAFMLETQLEIKKRQTTLLEEQTRHEVTLTLLQNTKQEIQRLEIQLATLEKDNLKWELLDKYIGDATGKKFGTFAQGLTLARLIALANRRLKDLSDRYLLDKPSEQDEDELMIVDQYMGNERRSVKTLSGGETFMISLSLALALSDLASKNIKLDSLFIDEGFGTLDPESLDLALNTLEKLQQESQKNIGIISHVESIKERISTQIRLERNNRGFSRVIIQ, from the coding sequence ATGAAAATTAATAAAATATACCTCCGAAATATTAATTCTTTCAAAGGTGAACATTCTATAGATTTTACTGCGAATCCATTGGGTTCTGCTGGGCTTTTTGCCATAGTCGGGCCGACAGGTGCAGGTAAATCAACCTTACTTGATGCCATTACTTTAGCACTTTTTAATCGAATTCCGAGATTCGACAAAAAGATTTCAAAAGATTTCATCGCATCTGCGGGTTCAATCCTTACTAAAGGAGAACGAGAATGTGCCGTAGAAGTTGAGTTTTCGTGCAAATCTGGCGTATTTACTTCAAAATGGTGGATAGAACTGAACAAAAACAATAATTTCAATGACTATGGCATGGAGATTATTGACTTAAGAACACAGGCAATTTTACCTCTGAAAAAGAGTGAGGTACCCGATAAAAATCAAGAATTGATTGGTTTATCTTATGACCAATTTATTAAGTCGATTTTGCTTTCGCAAGGTGAGTTTGCGAGATTTTTGAAGTCGGGTAGAGATGAAAGAGGTAAATTATTAGAAGATATTACGGGTACACAAATTTATCGTAAACTTGGTAAAAAAGCATTTGAAGTTGCCAAAGAAAAAGGGCTTGAATTACGCGATGTTCGTGCATTAATTGATGCAGAAAAAAGAAAATTAGCAAGTCCAGAGCAAGAGCAGGATTGGTTGAACAAGAAAATTGAGATTGCTCAAGAATTAGAGAAAATTGCTTCAGAAATTACGCTTTTAGAACAAAAAATTGCTCAAAAAAATAAGATTTTTGAACTCGAAAAACTCATTAAAGAAAAACAACAACGCCTCGAACAAGCCCAAGTGGCTTTACTTGAATTTGAAAAAAATGAGGCGGTTCAATTACAAAACCACGAAAAAGCCGAACCTTTTCAAGCATTGATTTTAGGCTTACAGAATCAAGAAAATGAGCTAAAAAACTTAAATCAAAGATTACAGGAAGAAGAAAAGCGTTTTGCTGATAATTCTAAAGTTTTGAATCAAATTCAATTGAGAATTGCTGGACTAACAAAAGAGCCTAATCTTACGCTCGAAAATGCTTTAATAAGTCTTCAGCAGCTTAGAGAAAATCTTAGTCAATTATATAATAAAAAAGCGGCTCAGGAGGCAGAAAAGAAGGCATTCGAAGCTCAAATTACGGAGTTACTCACAAAAATTGCCGATAGAAATTTACAGTTTTCTGTTAGCCAAATCTCAGATGAAAATATTCAGCAGATAAAAAATGTAGGTATTTCTCATAAAAATATTTTAGACGAAACACTCAAACAAGCTAATATTACGGATGCCTCTGAAGCTGCTGTTAAGCGTGAAGTTTTAGCTTTTGAATTTAGAAATTATGCTCAACTCAAAAACTGTGTTGTGCAGTTTGTGAATGTCAATCGGGCAATTGAGAAGGAACGAACCCAAGAAAAAACACAAACTGAATTGATTGTTCAACAACGTCCAATTCTCGAAAAAACGCAAAAAAGACTGGTTGAATTAGAACAAATTATCAAACAGTTTGAAACAGAGAAAGAGCGTTTGGGTAAATCATATAATTTTGAAAGAGACCGCCAAAATCTATTGAAAAAAGATGAGCCTTGTCCGCTTTGCGGTTCGCTCGAACACCCTTTTTTAAGCCATTATGCCAATAATTACGTTGAGGTTGACCAAAAATTGACCGAGGCTAAAAAAGAAGAGAAAGAACTCAATGAACAATTTAAGTTACTCAACGGACAAATTGTTTCGGCGGAAGCATTGAGCAAAAGTGCAGTTCAAAACCTCAAAGAGTTTGAGGTTCAGAAAAAAGCAGTTTTGACAGAAATTGATTCGATTAAAACTGCCCTTAAAATTGACAAAGTCGGAAATAGTGATAGTATTGATGGACAATTAAAAAATATAGAAAGTCAACAGTCGGCTTTACAAAGTGTTGAAAGTAAAGTTGAAAAATACAAAGATTTGCAATTGCTTTATAAAAGATGTAGTGAGGCGAAAGGTTTGCAATTGGCGTATAATCAATTAATTGGACAAATAAAAGAATTATACGCTGGGCAAGATTTTGAAAAAGAATTTAATGATATTCAAACCAATTACTTGCAAACACAAACGGCTATCCAAACTTCGGTTAAAGTAATAAATGATTTAAAAAATGAGATTGCACCTAAAAATAAAGCATACGAAAACGAATTTTCATCGCTCGAATCAAAGATAAAATTGGCAGGTTTTGAAAATACATTGGCTTGTCAGGCGGCTATTTTAAGTGCAGAAATGCAAAGAGTTTTACGCGAGAAAAAACAAAATTTATTGGTGGCAAGTCAAACACTTATGGGTCAACTCAAAGAACATGAGCTTGAAATTGAGAATCTAAGAAAATCAGATGATGCTACCACAAGTTTGGCGTTCATGCTTGAAACACAATTAGAAATTAAGAAAAGACAAACAACATTGCTTGAAGAACAAACTCGCCATGAAGTTACGTTGACTTTATTACAAAATACCAAGCAGGAAATTCAGCGTTTAGAAATTCAATTAGCAACTTTAGAAAAGGATAATTTAAAATGGGAGCTATTGGATAAATATATTGGCGATGCTACTGGTAAAAAGTTTGGAACTTTCGCTCAAGGACTTACGCTCGCTCGATTAATTGCTTTAGCCAATCGACGTTTGAAGGATTTATCGGATAGATATTTACTCGATAAACCGAGTGAGCAAGACGAGGACGAATTGATGATTGTTGACCAATACATGGGTAACGAACGCCGCTCCGTAAAAACCCTTTCGGGTGGTGAAACTTTTATGATAAGTCTTTCGTTGGCATTGGCTTTATCTGATTTGGCATCAAAGAATATCAAACTTGATAGCTTATTTATTGATGAAGGCTTCGGAACGCTCGACCCCGAATCTTTAGATTTAGCATTAAATACTTTAGAAAAATTACAACAGGAATCACAGAAAAATATCGGAATTATTTCGCACGTAGAGTCAATAAAAGAGCGAATTTCTACACAAATTCGACTCGAAAGAAACAATAGAGGTTTTAGCAGAGTGATTATTCAATAA
- a CDS encoding thioredoxin family protein, with amino-acid sequence MTGNFEELVSSDEPVLIDFTAEWCKPCRKIDSMLNQLVEEIDEEVLVMKIDVDKNPALRKKYKIEAVPTLILFQNNKQLWRHTGLISVPEVVKAIDKALY; translated from the coding sequence ATGACAGGCAATTTTGAAGAATTAGTAAGTTCGGATGAACCCGTTTTAATAGATTTCACGGCCGAATGGTGCAAACCTTGTAGAAAAATAGACTCAATGCTCAATCAATTAGTTGAGGAAATTGATGAAGAGGTTTTGGTGATGAAAATTGATGTAGATAAAAATCCTGCTCTACGTAAAAAATATAAAATTGAGGCAGTTCCAACCCTCATTTTGTTTCAGAATAATAAACAACTTTGGCGACACACTGGCCTTATTTCGGTACCTGAAGTGGTAAAAGCCATTGATAAAGCATTATATTAA
- a CDS encoding S8 family peptidase: MRKLIRTLASILSLGVFMTSCTSEIIEVSDSKSSSTTNQRSAARTTAQNFEPNEVLVKFKTGVSESKKSEILDKIGGKLKEKILTKLMERFGDNDGIQLVQIPMNALEAIARVKDLGEIEYIEPNYIYTHDAVSNDPYFTNGSLWGMYGSTTSPANQFGSNAAVAWANGKTGTNTVYIGIIDEGYMYTHEDLAANAGVNPGEISGNGRDDDGNGLVDDVYGWDFDGNNNTVFDGTGDDHGTHVAGTIGGVGGNGIGVAGVCWNVKLLSAKFLGSRGGTTANAIKAVDYFTDLKIRSGLNIVATNNSWGGGGFSQALQDAITRANNAGILFIAAAGNNSSNNDATANYPSNYNVPNVIAVASITNTGGLSSFSNYGATQVDLGAPGSGIFSTVPASSKGKIISSYASYNGTSMATPHVTGAAALYASVNAGASAATIKNAILSSVTPTASLSGKCVTGGRLNVGSF; encoded by the coding sequence ATGAGAAAACTAATCAGAACCTTAGCATCCATTTTATCTTTGGGTGTGTTTATGACTTCTTGTACATCTGAGATTATTGAAGTTTCAGATTCTAAATCTTCATCAACTACAAATCAAAGAAGTGCCGCCAGAACAACTGCCCAAAACTTCGAACCAAATGAAGTATTAGTAAAATTTAAAACTGGCGTTTCAGAGTCAAAAAAATCAGAAATTTTAGACAAAATTGGTGGAAAACTGAAAGAGAAAATCTTAACCAAACTCATGGAAAGGTTTGGAGATAATGATGGAATTCAACTCGTACAAATACCAATGAATGCTTTAGAAGCAATTGCACGTGTAAAAGACCTTGGTGAAATTGAGTATATCGAACCAAACTATATTTACACACACGATGCTGTTTCAAACGACCCATATTTTACTAATGGTTCATTGTGGGGGATGTATGGCTCAACTACCTCTCCTGCCAACCAATTTGGCTCAAATGCTGCTGTTGCTTGGGCAAATGGCAAAACGGGGACTAATACTGTCTATATAGGTATCATTGACGAAGGTTATATGTACACACACGAAGACTTAGCTGCCAATGCTGGAGTAAATCCTGGAGAAATTAGCGGTAATGGTCGAGATGATGATGGTAACGGTTTGGTAGATGATGTCTACGGCTGGGATTTTGATGGAAATAATAATACAGTTTTTGATGGCACTGGCGATGACCACGGTACACACGTGGCAGGAACCATAGGCGGTGTTGGTGGCAATGGAATTGGTGTTGCTGGTGTATGCTGGAACGTTAAACTTTTAAGTGCTAAATTTCTAGGAAGTCGTGGCGGTACAACTGCAAATGCTATCAAAGCTGTTGATTACTTTACTGATTTAAAGATTAGAAGCGGCTTAAATATTGTAGCTACTAATAACTCTTGGGGTGGAGGTGGCTTCTCGCAAGCATTACAAGATGCCATTACACGTGCTAATAATGCAGGGATCTTATTTATTGCAGCTGCAGGTAATAATAGTAGTAATAATGATGCTACGGCTAACTACCCTTCTAATTATAACGTACCAAATGTTATTGCTGTTGCTTCTATTACAAACACTGGTGGATTATCAAGTTTCTCTAATTACGGTGCTACTCAAGTTGATTTAGGAGCTCCAGGTTCAGGAATTTTCTCAACAGTGCCTGCAAGTTCGAAAGGAAAAATAATTTCGAGTTATGCTAGCTATAATGGAACCTCAATGGCTACTCCTCACGTAACAGGAGCAGCTGCTCTATATGCTTCTGTTAATGCAGGGGCATCGGCAGCAACTATCAAAAACGCCATTTTGTCTTCAGTAACGCCTACGGCATCACTTTCTGGTAAATGCGTAACGGGTGGAAGATTAAATGTAGGTTCTTTCTAA
- the sbcD gene encoding exonuclease subunit SbcD — protein MKILHTADWHLGKKLHKYDLSQDHQLFLDWLIMIIKEQKIDLLLISGDIFDLANPPLEARAMYYWFLRQMIQLRCRIIITGGNHDSAQMLDAPKEILNLLDITVVGGATTPITNEIVVHENVVICAVPYLRDSHIRQAIEGETGASRIENVRLGIKKHYNELAEFCQEKYADKVKIAMGHLYAQGASSSESEREIQIGNLAAVEGNDFSEIFNYVALGHIHRPQRIGGTDRVRYSGSPIPLSFSEKDDKKIVLILDITENTISQISEFQVPKFRELKRISGTFESVKAKLASYQNEFPLKAFIEVEVIEESFDPLIIKLLNDSIALFDDENAVVLKHRLTFKNEVKSSEELFLEGQSIDEITEKDMLQKRLERENTLSEEHRKLMMEAFTELLLLVEQEDEN, from the coding sequence ATGAAAATACTTCATACTGCCGACTGGCATTTAGGAAAAAAACTCCATAAATATGACCTTTCACAAGACCACCAGTTGTTTCTTGATTGGTTGATTATGATAATCAAAGAACAAAAAATTGACCTTTTGTTGATTTCAGGTGACATCTTCGATTTGGCTAATCCACCACTCGAAGCTCGTGCCATGTACTATTGGTTTTTGAGGCAAATGATTCAGCTTCGTTGTAGAATTATTATAACAGGTGGCAACCACGATTCGGCACAAATGCTCGATGCACCTAAAGAAATTTTGAACTTGCTCGATATAACGGTGGTAGGAGGAGCCACAACTCCAATTACTAACGAAATAGTTGTACACGAAAATGTAGTGATATGTGCGGTTCCATACCTACGAGATTCGCATATTCGACAAGCTATTGAGGGAGAAACGGGTGCTTCAAGAATTGAGAATGTTCGTTTGGGTATCAAAAAACATTACAACGAACTGGCAGAATTTTGTCAGGAAAAGTATGCCGATAAAGTAAAGATAGCCATGGGGCATTTGTATGCACAGGGGGCAAGTTCATCAGAATCCGAGCGAGAAATTCAAATTGGAAATTTGGCTGCAGTAGAGGGAAATGATTTTTCAGAGATTTTCAATTATGTAGCATTAGGGCATATTCATCGACCACAACGTATTGGTGGTACCGATAGGGTTCGCTATTCTGGCTCTCCAATTCCATTAAGTTTTAGCGAAAAGGATGACAAAAAAATAGTTTTAATTTTAGATATCACTGAAAATACCATCAGTCAAATTTCAGAATTTCAAGTACCTAAATTCAGAGAATTAAAACGAATCTCAGGTACATTTGAGTCTGTTAAAGCAAAATTGGCTTCCTATCAAAACGAATTTCCCCTAAAAGCATTTATTGAGGTTGAGGTAATCGAAGAATCATTCGATCCATTAATAATTAAATTGTTAAATGATTCTATTGCATTATTTGATGATGAAAATGCAGTTGTATTAAAGCATCGTCTAACATTCAAAAATGAAGTAAAAAGCAGTGAAGAATTGTTTTTAGAAGGGCAAAGTATAGACGAAATTACAGAAAAAGATATGCTCCAAAAAAGGCTCGAAAGAGAAAATACCTTGTCGGAGGAGCATAGAAAATTGATGATGGAAGCATTCACAGAACTTTTACTTTTAGTAGAGCAAGAAGATGAAAATTAA